One segment of Phragmites australis chromosome 13, lpPhrAust1.1, whole genome shotgun sequence DNA contains the following:
- the LOC133888590 gene encoding uncharacterized protein LOC133888590 isoform X1 codes for MDGGERTFKANFTGEGVALLRDCVKEKLRELMGDYSDDTLAEYVVVLLRNGRRKDEAAKELQVFLGDDNDAFVSWLWDHLSSNLHHYVQPNAVSTNDEAKSSYSTARELPVCSLTSSIKTNPEPETETQKTSRTHQKREWGGIVREQTEAVPLRSVVAKVSHAEEKAFHKSHEVGKAFHKSHSVRRACSPDMHNHRKRSREEDARLTKRASHQVIGAPCRLLQFAVRDAVRTVQPVISRSESASKRLRSVVSTLASDSAFDVTHVGSQRINSDMRISGATAALRAAAEAAEDVLKDKYSASVFNRLGGMPTLNATEESLTFREQDPEDGEYENINSVPAENKVEFHERNQYGGGDAYIYDRETAEAAGSAPDIDEYDNTIAVRYNGLGSCRNTLPSSGGKESLVVGYTRGAAEVRSRKFIAQGTHAGSGPRPSKKILNTSANISTPKLPNHETRDAAPFEPQASMEKRSVDARKSNVTIAHANTAPMTDKSKDLIHSSSMVEAQKVSSLAVGSYSTGQPEGGTDSRTVFISNVHFAATKDALSRHFNKFGAILKTLIMTDGVTGQPTGSAYIEFMHKESAEQALTLNGTSFMSRILKVVRKSSIEVPQLSGRPRASRGSPFASRLIRTAYPRRMFSGAIRGRLPLRGGARSLQWKRDTADSTDAGKPSQTTPATPGNQLVTQTARSFTYTRTEPKPNDGAMV; via the exons ATGGACGGTGGCGAGAGGACGTTCAAGGCGAACTTCACCGGCGAAGGGGTGGCCCTGCTGCGGGACTGCGTCAAGGAGAAGCTCAGGGAGCTCATGGGCGACTACTCGGACGACACCCTCGCG GAGTATGTTGTGGTTTTGCTCAGAAACGGGAGGCGCAAGGATGAGGCTGCAAAGGAGCTGCAGGTTTTTCTGGGCGATGACAATGACGCATTTGTATCCTG GTTATGGGATCACCTCTCCTCAAATTTGCACCATTATGTGCAACCTAATGCTGTCTCTACTAATGATGAAGCTAAAAGCAGTTACAGTACTGCTAGAGAACTGCCTGTTTGTAGTTTGACTAGCAGTATAAAGACTAATCCTGAACCTGAAACTGAAACCCAGAAGACATCAAGAACTCATCAGAAAAGAGAGTGGGGAGGAATTGTTCGAGAACAAACAGAAGCAGTTCCCCTTCGAAGTGTTGTAGCCAAAGTTTCGCATGCAGAGGAAAAAGCTTTTCATAAATCACATGAAGTGGGAAAAGCTTTTCATAAATCACATTCTGTAAGACGAGCCTGCTCACCTGACATGCATAACCACAGAAAGAGAAGCAGAGAGGAGGATGCTCGATTGACCAAG AGGGCATCCCACCAAGTGATTGGTGCACCGTGCCGGCTTCTTCAGTTTGCTGTTCGTGATGCTGTCAGAACTGTGCAGCCAGTGATCTCTAGATCAGAATCAGCTTCCAAGCGACTTCGTTCTGTGGTTTCTACCTTGGCATCAGATTCCGCATTTGATGTTACTCATGTTGGGTCTCAGAGAATAAATTCTGATATGAGAATATCAGGTGCCACAGCAGCATTAAGAGCTGCAGCTGAGGCTGCTGAGGATGTTCTTAAGGACAAATATTCTGCAAGCGTGTTTAACAGATTGGGCGGAATGCCTACATTGAATGCTACTGAAGAATCACTCACTTTTAGAGAACAAGATCCAGAAGATGGAGAGTACGAGAATATCAATAGTGTCCCAGCAGAAAATAAAGTTGAATTTCATGAAAGAAATCAGTATGGTGGCGGTGATGCTTACATCTATGATCGGGAAACAGCGGAAGCTGCTGGTTCTGCACCAGATATTGATGAGTATGATAACACTATTGCAGTTAGGTACAATGGTTTGGGTTCTTGCCGAAATACATTGCCTTCTAGTGGAGGCAAAGAGTCATTAGTAGTGGGATACACACGAGGAGCTGCTGAAGTAAGAAGCCGGAAGTTTATAGCGCAGGGGACACATGCTGGTTCAGGACCAAGACCATCCAAAAAGATCTTAAATACTTCTGCGAACATTAGTACACCGAAGCTTCCCAACCATGAAACAAGGGATGCTGCTCCATTTGAGCCTCAAGCGTCAATGGAGAAGAGAAGTGTTGATGCAAGAAAGTCAAATGTGACAATAGCACATGCTAACACTGCACCCATGACTGATAAGTCCAAA GATTTGATACATTCTAGTTCTATGGTGGAGGCACAGAAGGTGTCATCACTTG CTGTTGGATCATACTCTACAGGTCAACCTGAAGGTGGCACTGACTCTAGAACTGTCTTCATTAGCAAT GTACATTTTGCTGCAACGAAAGATGCTCTTTCTCGTCATTTCAATAAGTTCGGGGCTATCCTGAAAACACTGATTATGACTGATGGTGTCACTGGTCAGCCAACAGG CTCAGCGTACATTGAGTTCATGCACAAAGAATCAGCAGAGCAGGCATTAACCCTTAATGGCACATCTTTCATGTCACGCATTTTGAAG GTTGTTCGAAAAAGCTCTATTGAAGTGCCCCAACTTTCTGGCAGGCCCCGTGCTTCTCGGGGATCACCATTTGCTTCAAGGCTCATTAGAACTGCATACCCAAGGCGGATGTTTTCTGGTGCTATTCGTGGGCGTCTACCACTCAGAGGTGGTGCTCGGAGTTTACAATGGAAGCGTGACACTGCTGATTCCACTGATGCTGGGAAACCCAGTCAAACGACACCTGCAACCCCTGGTAATCAGTTGGTAACCCAAACCGCACGAAGCTTCACCTACACACGCACTGAGCCAAAACCCAATGATGGTGCGATGGTTTGA
- the LOC133888590 gene encoding uncharacterized protein LOC133888590 isoform X2, translated as MDGGERTFKANFTGEGVALLRDCVKEKLRELMGDYSDDTLAEYVVVLLRNGRRKDEAAKELQVFLGDDNDAFVSWLWDHLSSNLHHYVQPNAVSTNDEAKSSYSTARELPVCSLTSSIKTNPEPETETQKTSRTHQKREWGGIVREQTEAVPLRSVVAKVSHAEEKAFHKSHEVGKAFHKSHSVRRACSPDMHNHRKRSREEDARLTKRASHQVIGAPCRLLQFAVRDAVRTVQPVISRSESASKRLRSVVSTLASDSAFDVTHVGSQRINSDMRISGATAALRAAAEAAEDVLKDKYSASVFNRLGGMPTLNATEESLTFREQDPEDGEYENINSVPAENKVEFHERNQYGGGDAYIYDRETAEAAGSAPDIDEYDNTIAVRYNGLGSCRNTLPSSGGKESLVVGYTRGAAEVRSRKFIAQGTHAGSGPRPSKKILNTSANISTPKLPNHETRDAAPFEPQASMEKRSVDARKSNVTIAHANTAPMTDKSKDLIHSSSMVEAQKVSSLGQPEGGTDSRTVFISNVHFAATKDALSRHFNKFGAILKTLIMTDGVTGQPTGSAYIEFMHKESAEQALTLNGTSFMSRILKVVRKSSIEVPQLSGRPRASRGSPFASRLIRTAYPRRMFSGAIRGRLPLRGGARSLQWKRDTADSTDAGKPSQTTPATPGNQLVTQTARSFTYTRTEPKPNDGAMV; from the exons ATGGACGGTGGCGAGAGGACGTTCAAGGCGAACTTCACCGGCGAAGGGGTGGCCCTGCTGCGGGACTGCGTCAAGGAGAAGCTCAGGGAGCTCATGGGCGACTACTCGGACGACACCCTCGCG GAGTATGTTGTGGTTTTGCTCAGAAACGGGAGGCGCAAGGATGAGGCTGCAAAGGAGCTGCAGGTTTTTCTGGGCGATGACAATGACGCATTTGTATCCTG GTTATGGGATCACCTCTCCTCAAATTTGCACCATTATGTGCAACCTAATGCTGTCTCTACTAATGATGAAGCTAAAAGCAGTTACAGTACTGCTAGAGAACTGCCTGTTTGTAGTTTGACTAGCAGTATAAAGACTAATCCTGAACCTGAAACTGAAACCCAGAAGACATCAAGAACTCATCAGAAAAGAGAGTGGGGAGGAATTGTTCGAGAACAAACAGAAGCAGTTCCCCTTCGAAGTGTTGTAGCCAAAGTTTCGCATGCAGAGGAAAAAGCTTTTCATAAATCACATGAAGTGGGAAAAGCTTTTCATAAATCACATTCTGTAAGACGAGCCTGCTCACCTGACATGCATAACCACAGAAAGAGAAGCAGAGAGGAGGATGCTCGATTGACCAAG AGGGCATCCCACCAAGTGATTGGTGCACCGTGCCGGCTTCTTCAGTTTGCTGTTCGTGATGCTGTCAGAACTGTGCAGCCAGTGATCTCTAGATCAGAATCAGCTTCCAAGCGACTTCGTTCTGTGGTTTCTACCTTGGCATCAGATTCCGCATTTGATGTTACTCATGTTGGGTCTCAGAGAATAAATTCTGATATGAGAATATCAGGTGCCACAGCAGCATTAAGAGCTGCAGCTGAGGCTGCTGAGGATGTTCTTAAGGACAAATATTCTGCAAGCGTGTTTAACAGATTGGGCGGAATGCCTACATTGAATGCTACTGAAGAATCACTCACTTTTAGAGAACAAGATCCAGAAGATGGAGAGTACGAGAATATCAATAGTGTCCCAGCAGAAAATAAAGTTGAATTTCATGAAAGAAATCAGTATGGTGGCGGTGATGCTTACATCTATGATCGGGAAACAGCGGAAGCTGCTGGTTCTGCACCAGATATTGATGAGTATGATAACACTATTGCAGTTAGGTACAATGGTTTGGGTTCTTGCCGAAATACATTGCCTTCTAGTGGAGGCAAAGAGTCATTAGTAGTGGGATACACACGAGGAGCTGCTGAAGTAAGAAGCCGGAAGTTTATAGCGCAGGGGACACATGCTGGTTCAGGACCAAGACCATCCAAAAAGATCTTAAATACTTCTGCGAACATTAGTACACCGAAGCTTCCCAACCATGAAACAAGGGATGCTGCTCCATTTGAGCCTCAAGCGTCAATGGAGAAGAGAAGTGTTGATGCAAGAAAGTCAAATGTGACAATAGCACATGCTAACACTGCACCCATGACTGATAAGTCCAAA GATTTGATACATTCTAGTTCTATGGTGGAGGCACAGAAGGTGTCATCACTTG GTCAACCTGAAGGTGGCACTGACTCTAGAACTGTCTTCATTAGCAAT GTACATTTTGCTGCAACGAAAGATGCTCTTTCTCGTCATTTCAATAAGTTCGGGGCTATCCTGAAAACACTGATTATGACTGATGGTGTCACTGGTCAGCCAACAGG CTCAGCGTACATTGAGTTCATGCACAAAGAATCAGCAGAGCAGGCATTAACCCTTAATGGCACATCTTTCATGTCACGCATTTTGAAG GTTGTTCGAAAAAGCTCTATTGAAGTGCCCCAACTTTCTGGCAGGCCCCGTGCTTCTCGGGGATCACCATTTGCTTCAAGGCTCATTAGAACTGCATACCCAAGGCGGATGTTTTCTGGTGCTATTCGTGGGCGTCTACCACTCAGAGGTGGTGCTCGGAGTTTACAATGGAAGCGTGACACTGCTGATTCCACTGATGCTGGGAAACCCAGTCAAACGACACCTGCAACCCCTGGTAATCAGTTGGTAACCCAAACCGCACGAAGCTTCACCTACACACGCACTGAGCCAAAACCCAATGATGGTGCGATGGTTTGA
- the LOC133888911 gene encoding uncharacterized protein LOC133888911, translating into MDHKISPSGSPPQHCSSNPSNPPVAMAPFRRWADLPPDLLCRIGDCLDLKWYASARGACTAWRCALSSPCPALLVVVDDARWCPYAASLPTRRSFELTAIVSGCRCVGSSNGWLALSVALSGGQTVFVLLNPVAAVEIVLPMLIYESRWVSKVVFTPSPAKDDFAAAAICDIDRIAYVTAGARRWAVMDPVHLTCGDQLTDVVYTDKGKVYCLTRCGDVHVLRLPERRRRKPANADEAGPSEPEFSVLQPAAERTVNFRPLRWQQRNCRMMRFVHARLIDHGPTLPMRITFCAESFIPYRRVPPESQGPHLNAPATVEPLLSEANLPFNPATVFAPPYDTVSVFTSAKNLVFCEGNLYQVWRNASCTVTLQLPAGGQRRVSENEILVLRYYPRRQPCWDVVKDLGGYSLFVGRNNAVSMYAEGVPGLRGNSVYWIGGRGRDQGMVFDMETGRSTPCRSPPVGFVPGHPHSTICWYFLSDIVSNNSSSNNNNGGRRVYQTRARARADLMQDIEE; encoded by the coding sequence ATGGATCATAAAATTTCCCCATCGGGCAGTCCCCCGCAGCACTGCTCCTCAAACCCTAGCAATCCGCCCGTCGCCATGGCGCCGTTCCGGCGCTGGGCGGACCTGCCCCCCGACCTGCTCTGCCGCATCGGAGACTGCCTCGACCTCAAGTGGTACGCCAGCGCGCGGGGCGCCTGCACGGCGTGGCGCTGCGCGCTCTCGTCGCCGTGCCCGGCGCTCCTCGTCGTGGTCGACGACGCCCGGTGGTGCCCCTACGCCGCGTCGCTGCCCACGCGGAGGTCATTCGAGCTCACGGCCATCGTCTCCGGCTGCCGATGCGTTGGCTCCAGCAACGGCTGGCTCGCGCTCTCCGTCGCGCTCTCCGGCGGCCAGACCGTCTTCGTGCTCCTCAACCCCGTCGCGGCCGTGGAGATCGTCCTCCCGATGCTGATCTACGAGAGCCGGTGGGTCTCCAAGGTCGTCTTCACCCCCAGCCCCGCCAAGGACGACTTTGCCGCCGCAGCCATCTGCGACATCGACAGAATCGCGTACGTCACCGCCGGGGCCAGGAGGTGGGCCGTCATGGACCCCGTCCACCTCACCTGCGGGGACCAGCTCACCGACGTCGTCTACACCGACAAAGGTAAGGTCTACTGCCTCACGAGGTGCGGGGACGTGCACGTGCTCCGCCTccccgagcgccgccgccggaaaCCTGCCAACGCTGATGAGGCGGGGCCCTCAGAGCCTGAGTTTTCTGTACTCCAACCTGCTGCTGAACGCACGGTTAATTTCCGGCCGCTGCGATGGCAACAGCGCAACTGTCGCATGATGCGTTTTGTACATGCCCGATTAATAGATCACGGTCCAACCTTGCCAATGAGGATTACATTCTGCGCAGAGTCGTTTATACCATACAGGAGGGTTCCACCTGAATCTCAAGGACCGCACCTTAATGCACCGGCCACGGTTGAGCCCTTGTTATCGGAGGCCAACCTCCCGTTCAACCCTGCCACTGTCTTTGCTCCGCCGTATGACACCGTGTCGGTGTTCACTAGTGCTAAGAACTTGGTGTTCTGCGAGGGTAATTTGTACCAAGTCTGGAGGAATGCAAGCTGCACTGTTACTCTGCAGCTGCCGGCAGGGGGCCAGCGTCGTGTGTCAGAGAATGAGATCTTAGTTCTGAGGTATTATCCCCGGCGTCAGCCTTGCTGGGATGTGGTGAAGGACTTGGGGGGTTACTCACTTTTTGTGGGAAGGAACAATGCAGTGTCGATGTATGCCGAGGGTGTGCCGGGACTGAGGGGCAACAGTGTGTACTGGATCGGTGGCCGTGGTAGGGATCAGGGCATGGTCTTTGACATGGAAACCGGGAGGTCTACACCGTGCCGGTCTCCTCCGGTTGGCTTTGTACCTGGGCATCCGCATAGCACAATCTGCTGGTACTTCTTGAGCGATATAGTGAGCAACAACAGCAGTAGCAACAACAATAACGGAGGAAGAAGAGTTTATCAGACCCGAGCAAGAGCTCGGGCAGATCTCATGCAGGATATCGAAGAATGA
- the LOC133887752 gene encoding protein POLYCHOME-like: protein MPEFKDDKRALPNISGGGGSGGFFIRRVASPGALAVRGAAGKQLARRFISPSNNKENLPPVWAVRATPPKRRSPLPGWYPRTPLRDITAIAKAIQRSRLRIAAAQQQSQRPEQSPQSVNVTTPAQAEQDNPHSTEASLTVASGSGSNERETVASPETILADDNLKVCSPPAGSSLKTPFKPIDPALADIVEKKLSSSIDQIEKMVKKNMKRTPKAAQPSKRAIQRRNLMSMR from the exons ATGCCTGAGTTCAAGGACGACAAGAGGGCGCTTCCCAACATCTCTGGTGGAGGTGGAAGCGGAGGGTTCTTTATCAGGAGGGTGGCGTCGCCGGGCGCCCTGGCGGTGAGGGGCGCTGCCGGGAAGCAGCTGGCGCGGCGGTTCATATCGCCCTCGAACAACAAGGAGAACCTGCCCCCGGTTTGGGCCGTGAGGGCCAcgccgccgaagaggaggagcccGCTTCCTGGATGGTACCCCAGGACGCCGCTCCGTGACATCACGGCGATAGCAAAG GCTATTCAGAGAAGCCGTTTAAGGATTGCTGCAGCTCAGCAGCAAAGCCAAAGGCCTGAGCAGTCTCCGCAATCTGTGAACGTGACTACTCCAGCACAAGCAGAGCAGGACAATCCTCATAGCACTGAAGCTTCCCTGACTGTTGCCTCTGGTTCAGGTTCAAATGAAAGAGAAACTGTTGCAAGCCCTGAAACTATCTTGGCTGATGACAATCTGAAGGTGTGTTCCCCGCCAGCGGGAAGCTCATTGAAGACTCCATTCAAACCAATCGATCCAGCCCTTGCTGATATAGTCGAGAAAAAACTGTCCAGCTCAATAGATCAGATAGAGAAGATGGTGAAAAAAAACATGAAGCGAACACCAAAGGCTGCTCAGCCTTCCAAGAGGGCCATCCAGAGGCGCAATCTCATGTCCATGCGATGA